GTAAAGCTCTAAAGTAAGGAGTTCGACTCTTGACACTGGACCATGTGAAAACAAAACGTAGGACATTCGGCGCAAGGGCGCTCGATCAATGAGCTATTATGCACTTTCTTTCTAGGGTGACCATCTACAGCTAGCCATTGGACAAGCACCCATTTATTGTTACTCTAAACAATTACATACACATCATTTTTTAACAAACAGATAACCTATCATGATCCAATATACAGTTGACTGTTGCAGACTCTATATTAACAGACTTTTCAAGATTGGAAtttaacaatttcaaaatcaaatactaGAGTCATGACTTGCCTTGAGATGCGAACCCGAGATCCCGCTTTTGACTGATAAAAACTTCTCTAAGCATATGATATCCACTCCTGTAATGCTCAATTGAAAAACATAGTTGCCTTATAGcctctcttttttcctctgCTCCTTCCATTATCACTACTCTTTGCCTCTCCACCTTCCCTTCTAGTTCCACACGTTCCCTTTCCAATTTTTGCACAAGCTTGCCTTTAGAGCTCAAATTCTCTTTTAAAGTAATAAGTTCTGCGTGGAGCTGATCTCTTTCAGATTGGAAGCCGTTGTGGCCACTTATAAGATTCTCAATCTCGCGGTTAAGTCTCTCCTTCAGATCCTCCTTTTCTGTCTTGACTTTTCTGATCTCATCCTCCAACAGAGCTTGTTCCTTAGGTGGCTGAGATATTTCAGCCGTAATCGTTACATTCTCAGGAAAAATTTTATGCTCAGCATTAGATACTGCAAGTTTAAGATCTCTAGCTTTCAACCTTGAAATTCTTTCTTGGAGCTCGGCGACCGCTCTTCTATCTGCACTCACCTTGTCCTTCCATGTGTCAGTATCTTTTCGAGCAGCTTCAAGCTCATCCGGCAAATGGCAGATTTTCTCTGGTGCTTTATTGTTCtcaagttcaaattttaatttagaatgtTCTTTCTGCGAGTTCTCAAGTTTTTCCTTTGTAATTCTTAGCTCTTCCACTAGAATCCCATCCTCATGCTTCTGAGTATCTGCCATTGTAGCGGACACTGACTCAGCCTGCAAATCCTTGGTCAATTCTGATAGCACATTCTTCTGGTGCTCACTTTTCAACCTCATAACTTGAATGTCTGAATTTTCATCTGTTGCCGCTTTGAATGGAAATGAACATTCTTCTGCATTATCCTCCTTCATGTGGAGCTGTTCTTTAGCCTCTCTCAGCTCATTCTCCAATTCCATCATCTTCCTGTTCAGTCCTTGTTCACCATCTGAATAATTGTACACAGAGGAATCATCAGATCCAGGTTCAGAATCTGTGAAAAAAGATGAATCATATCCTTCCTTTTGGCAAGTATCAGAGTTGCTGCCACCAGATCCAAGGAAGACATCAAAGCCAGCAGCTCGTGGCTCAGAGATAAGATCACAGATATCAGAGCCGTGGGATTGTAGATCTGAAGGGATATTTCTTCGGAGCTCTCCTGTGACATGATCATAACGCTCAACAAGGGAACGGTATGTGGTGTAGAACTCCCAAATGTAAGAGATCATCACTGGCCTCTTCTGATAATACATCTCAGCCTTCTTGGCAAATGAATCTGCATCCTCTTCTATTAGCCTCAACATATGTTTGATGCTGCGGTCCATGTCTAACATCAATAATGATCGTTTTGTCAATTTTTTGCTTAGCATTTTGATGAAAAATTTACATGGGCTTTCGCCAATCGTTGAGTtgcaataataaaaaatggagattGTAAAACTAACGAAATAAAATTCGTGTAGATAGAAGGAAGAAGCTAAATTTTTGCAACTGCTCCCCATCTTCCCAGATTTAACCCCACCCCTTTTGAAATATGAATTGAAAATGGAGACAACGGTTGAATCAcatcaaaaataccttttaattttcaaaaagtgtttcaaaaacaCTATTGagctttcaaaattaataccTAAAGCTTCAAAAAcacccatttttttaaatagttaaaaaatatccacATTATAAGTATTATGTACGAAACTATTACTACCCtgcttaaaaaatacttatgaTTAAAAAGTTTGGAAGTATACATAGAGGGtttcttttgaactttttttcaTAAAGATTAAAGGtgtacttttaaaatttcatggataTCTTTTTAAACATGGTACTATACcgaagagtatttttgaacattttaaaaagctcaagaatattaatgataCTTTTTAAAGTTCTTAACGGTTTCGATTCAAAATTAATGacaatggtattttttttttatttttaagtttagagatatttttgaaCTCAATTATGAAGTTAGGGGTATTTTAATTTAGCCGAAAGAAAACACCTAATAATACCTTCGTCATTTTTAGCACTCTCAAAGAAAACGAACACAAAAGAGGGTTAGAAGCTCTATTCATATTGGTAGTTGACAAGTCCTTATTTCTATACATTTTGCATTTGTtgtactaaaaatttaaaactttaaaactttatttgaatttaaatgcctctcttttctaataattattagtcTACtgtttaacaataaaatagttaaagaTAACAAGATGAAACGGTACAaatgtggaaacttttctaacccaaaaaatagaagattatATTAAAGATATCTTTATATAGTTAcggttaaattattaaaaatacctCTAAATGGAATTAAAGGGTATTCaagaaataaggaaaaaaaattgaaatgaagatttattgaattatttcaAAGGGAGATGATTTATTCCGCATATAAACAATCATGTTTCTatcctaataaaaaaaaaaaaaatttgaaatttttttgaaaaatttaaaggatatcaatgaatatttttgaaacatggGTTACcagtaatattattttaaaaaataattaaggagtttttttttttttttttttttttaaggtattacaaaattaatataaaagtatttttttaatttttttttagtttaagagtattttttattttttagtttaaagaaattattgaaaatttaaaggtattttttttattaatttagttctcattttctaaatataaataaataatattatatgttagatgaatactactctccacaatggtatgatattgttcgctttagcATAAGCTCTTTCATACCTTCATTTTGTGCCTTCCCAAGGCCTATCTGTTAAATTAGGgaatgttcataaatttataatcaaataatacattCTCTCCATTAGTACAGACTTTTAGAAAAGTCTGaaacaaaatcatgagagcttatagcGTAGAGAGTTGCATTCATCTAAGATTATGAAAAGTCCGAAACAAATTGAAATGCTGTAAAGTTATGAAACGCATCGATCGAATGACCTAAAACAGAATTGAgtagagaagagaaaagaagtaaCTAACCCTCGAGATTCTCCCGGAGCCATCTAGAATTTTTGGGGCTGATGTGACCTTCCCACCACCATGAATGAGACTTCCTCGACTCCGCCTTCGTCAACTCACCATTGCTCGGAGGCTGAGAACAACAAAAACGCACACACGCAGCACAATGAGATAGAAGCGCTCGAATGAGGCAATCGCAGGCCATGGAATAGAATCTAAAATTAGGTCGTTTAAGTGCGAATTTCAGTCGGAGAAGAGAAATGGCGACAGGAAATCGTACCGTAGGGTTAGCCATGGAGCCGTAGAAAGCCTGGAGTTGGGCGTTCCTTCACTCGGAGAGAGGATCGCTGCAATCTGAAACTGAAACTGAAAAAATACGATCAGAAATCGAGGCGGCAGCGGCAGTGCAGGGTGTTGGTGCAAGCAGTGGGGCGGGGCGAGGATTCGACTGGTACAACTCTGGTCCACATTGCAACCTTCCCTCGTCTTCTCCTTTAATAATAAcggtattaattaattaattaattaattatcatttcNNNNNNNNNNNNNNNNNNNNNNNNNNNNNNNNNNNNNNNNNNNNNNNNNNNNNNNNNNNNNNNNNNNNNNNNNNNNNNNNNNNNNNNNNNNNNNNNNNNNNNNNNNNNNNNNNNNNNNNNNNNNNNNNNNNNNNNNNNNNNNNNNNNNNNNNNNNNNNNNNNNNNNNNNNNNNNNNNNNNNNNNNNNNNNNNNNNNNNNNNNNNNNNNNNNNNNNNNNNNNNNNNNNNNNNNNNNNNNNNNNNNNNNNNNNNNNNNNNNNNNNNNNNNNNNNNNNNNNNNNNNNNNNNNNNNNNNNNNNNNNNNNNNNNNNNNNNNNNNNNNNNNNNNNNNNNNNNNNNNNNNNNNNNNNNNNNNNNNNNNNNNNNNNNNNNNNNNNNNNNNNNNNNNNNNNNNNNNNNNNNNNNNNNNNNNNNNNNNNNNNNNNNNNNNNNNNNNNNNNNNNNNNNNNNNNNNNNNNNNNNNNNNNNNNNNNNNNNNNNNNNNNNNNNNNNNNNNNNNNNNNNNNNNNNNNNNNNNNNNNNNNNNNNNNNNNNNNNNNNNNNNNNNNNNNNNNNNNNNNNNNNNNNNNNNNNNNNNNNNNNNNNNNNNNNNNNNNNNNNNNNNNNNNNNNNNNNNNNNNNNNNNNNNNNNNNNNNNNNNNNNNNNNNNNNNNNNNNNNNNNNNNNNNNNNNNNNNNNNNNNNNNNNNNNNNNNNNNNNNNNNNNNNNNNNNNNNNNNNNNNNNNNNNNNNNNNNNNNNNNNNNNNNNNNNNNNNNNNNNNNNNNNNNNNNNNNNNNNNNNNNNNNNNNNNNNNNNNNNNNNNNNNNNNNNNNNNNNNNNNNNNNNNNNNNNNNNNNNNNNNNNNNNNNNNNNNNNNNNNNNNNNNNNNNNNNNNNNNNNNNNNNNNNNNNNNNNNNNNNNNNNNNNNNNNNNNNNNNNNNNNNNNNNNNNNNNNNNNNNNNNNNNNNNNNNNNNNNNNNNNNNNNNNNNNNNNNNNNNNNNNNNNNNNNNNNNNNNNNNNNNNNNNNNNNNNNNNNNNNNNNNNNNNNNNNNNNNNNNNNNNNNNNNNNNNNNNNNNNNNNNNNNNNNNNNNNNNNNNNNNNNNNNNNNNNNNNNNNNNNNNNNNNNNNNNNNNNNNNNNNNNNNNNNNNNNNNNNNNNNNNNNNNNNNNNNNNNNNNNNNNNNNNNNNNNNNNNNNNNNNNNNNNNNNNNNNNNNNNNNNNNNNNNNNNNNNNNNNNNNNNNNNNNNNNNNNNNNNNNNNNNNNNNNNNNNNNNNNNNNNNNNNNNNNNNNNNNNNNNNNNNNNNNNNNNNNNNNNNNNNNNNNNNNNNNNNNNNNNNNNNNNNNNNNNNNNNNNNNNNNNNNNNNNNNNNNNNNNNNNNNNNNNNNNNNNNNNNNNNNNNNNNNNNNNNNNNNNNNNNNNNNNNNNNNNNNNNNNNNNNNNNNNNNNNNNNNNNNNNNNNNNNNNNNNNNNNNNNNNNNNNNNNNNNNNNNNNNNNNNNNNNNNNNNNNNNNNNNNNNNNNNNNNNNNNNNNNNNNNNNNNNNNNNNNNNNNNNNNNNNNNNNNNNNNNNNNNNNNNNNNNNNNNNNNNNNNNNNNNNNNNNNNNNNNNNNNNNNNNNNNNNNNNNNNNNNNNNNNNNNNNNNNNNNNNNNNNNNNNNNNNNNNNNNNNNNNNNNNNNNNNNNNNNNNNNNNNNNNNNNNNNNNNNNNNNNNNNNNNNNNNNNNNNNNNNNNNNNNNNNNNNNNNNNNNNNNNNNNNNNNNNNNNNNNNNNNNNNNNNNNNNNNN
The Cucurbita pepo subsp. pepo cultivar mu-cu-16 unplaced genomic scaffold, ASM280686v2 Cp4.1_scaffold000285, whole genome shotgun sequence genome window above contains:
- the LOC111784867 gene encoding protein NETWORKED 4A-like yields the protein MANPTPPSNGELTKAESRKSHSWWWEGHISPKNSRWLRENLEDMDRSIKHMLRLIEEDADSFAKKAEMYYQKRPVMISYIWEFYTTYRSLVERYDHVTGELRRNIPSDLQSHGSDICDLISEPRAAGFDVFLGSGGSNSDTCQKEGYDSSFFTDSEPGSDDSSVYNYSDGEQGLNRKMMELENELREAKEQLHMKEDNAEECSFPFKAATDENSDIQVMRLKSEHQKNVLSELTKDLQAESVSATMADTQKHEDGILVEELRITKEKLENSQKEHSKLKFELENNKAPEKICHLPDELEAARKDTDTWKDKVSADRRAVAELQERISRLKARDLKLAVSNAEHKIFPENVTITAEISQPPKEQALLEDEIRKVKTEKEDLKERLNREIENLISGHNGFQSERDQLHAELITLKENLSSKGKLVQKLERERVELEGKVERQRVVIMEGAEEKREAIRQLCFSIEHYRSGYHMLREVFISQKRDLGFASQGCIGSQTI